In a genomic window of Candidatus Methylomirabilota bacterium:
- the thrS gene encoding threonine--tRNA ligase yields the protein MSETRTQSIVVTLDDGRRYEFSAGVTVLAVLEAVDPAARKEAIGATVNGRLVDLCSPIEADAHVTLISTTSPEGLSMLRHSAAHLMAAAVQKLLPGSKFAIGPAVQDGFYYDIEPTRPLTQDDLPAIEAAMREISEQRLPFVRLEVPLDEAIAKAAALNQPYKIELLETIRDRATAACGAADLSACSAPAGQDELAHEVDPAAQRASFYTTGDFIDLCRGPHVLDTSMIRFFRLTHLAGAYWRGDERRPMLTRIYGIAFPTQEALEAHLFLLEEAKRRDHRRLGRELDLFSIHDEIGGGLVLWHPKGALVRKLIEDLWREEHLKNGYDLVYTPHVGRAKLWETSGHLDFYQEFMYPRMEMEGNDYYVKPMNCPFHIKLFQSKVHSYRELPVRFAELGTVYRFERVGVLHGLLRVRGFTQDDAHIFCTPQQMVSEVARAVSFSLSFLGSFGFDRYDAYIATRPEKAIGDHGLWNDATEALRRAADDAGLAYQVDDGGGAFYGPKIDLKVRDALGRAWQCTTIQFDFNLPERFDITYVGEDNRPHRPFMVHRAILGSLERFFGVLVEHHAGAFPTWLAPVQARLVPVADRFQPYAQQVSEQLRTTGIRTEVDVRNEKVGYKIRDAEVQKTPYILVVGEKEATSGAVSVRKRGGRDLGVMLIDQFAAAIQEELKPALKAAVPASYEGGSIHQ from the coding sequence GTGAGTGAGACCCGAACCCAATCGATTGTTGTCACTCTGGACGACGGACGGCGATACGAATTCTCTGCCGGTGTGACGGTGCTGGCGGTGCTGGAGGCCGTGGATCCGGCAGCCAGGAAAGAGGCGATCGGCGCGACCGTCAACGGCCGTCTCGTGGATCTCTGCAGTCCCATCGAGGCAGATGCGCACGTGACGTTAATCAGCACCACGTCGCCGGAAGGCCTGTCGATGCTTCGGCATAGCGCCGCTCACCTGATGGCAGCCGCCGTGCAGAAGCTTCTGCCTGGCTCAAAATTTGCGATCGGTCCGGCCGTCCAGGACGGTTTTTACTATGACATCGAGCCGACTCGCCCGCTCACCCAGGACGATCTGCCGGCCATTGAGGCCGCGATGCGCGAGATCTCGGAGCAGCGGCTGCCGTTCGTCAGGCTTGAGGTCCCGCTGGATGAGGCGATTGCGAAGGCAGCGGCGCTGAACCAGCCGTATAAGATCGAGCTCTTGGAGACCATTCGTGACCGGGCGACGGCTGCATGTGGAGCCGCCGACCTGTCTGCGTGCAGCGCACCGGCAGGGCAGGATGAGCTGGCGCATGAGGTGGACCCGGCGGCGCAGCGGGCCAGCTTCTACACAACCGGCGATTTCATCGATCTCTGTCGCGGTCCCCACGTCCTGGACACATCGATGATCCGCTTCTTCAGACTGACGCATCTGGCCGGCGCATACTGGCGGGGCGACGAGCGGCGACCGATGCTGACCCGAATCTACGGGATCGCGTTTCCGACACAGGAGGCGCTTGAGGCGCATCTGTTTCTCCTGGAAGAGGCGAAGCGGCGGGACCATCGGCGTCTGGGCCGCGAACTGGACCTCTTCAGCATCCATGATGAGATTGGCGGTGGATTGGTCCTGTGGCATCCGAAAGGGGCGTTAGTCCGGAAGCTCATTGAGGATCTGTGGCGTGAGGAGCATCTCAAGAACGGCTATGATCTTGTGTATACGCCGCACGTCGGCCGGGCGAAGTTGTGGGAAACCAGCGGCCATCTTGACTTTTATCAGGAGTTCATGTATCCGAGAATGGAGATGGAAGGGAACGACTATTACGTCAAGCCGATGAACTGCCCCTTTCATATCAAGTTATTTCAATCCAAAGTCCACAGTTACCGGGAACTGCCGGTACGGTTTGCCGAGTTGGGGACGGTCTATCGCTTCGAACGTGTCGGTGTGCTCCATGGGCTCCTGCGCGTTCGGGGGTTTACTCAGGACGACGCGCATATCTTCTGCACGCCGCAGCAGATGGTGAGCGAGGTAGCCCGCGCCGTCAGCTTCAGTCTGTCCTTTCTCGGCAGCTTTGGTTTTGACCGGTATGACGCCTACATCGCCACGCGACCGGAGAAGGCGATCGGGGATCATGGGCTCTGGAATGACGCGACTGAAGCGTTGCGCCGGGCGGCCGACGATGCCGGCCTCGCCTATCAGGTTGACGACGGGGGCGGCGCCTTCTATGGGCCGAAGATCGATCTCAAGGTAAGAGACGCCTTGGGCCGCGCCTGGCAGTGTACTACGATCCAGTTCGATTTTAACCTGCCGGAACGCTTCGACATTACCTATGTCGGCGAGGACAACCGACCGCATCGACCCTTCATGGTGCACCGCGCAATCCTCGGATCGTTGGAGCGGTTTTTTGGAGTATTGGTCGAACATCATGCCGGCGCCTTCCCGACCTGGCTTGCGCCGGTGCAGGCGCGGCTGGTGCCGGTGGCGGATCGTTTCCAGCCGTATGCCCAACAGGTCTCCGAGCAACTCAGGACTACAGGGATACGTACGGAAGTGGATGTGCGGAACGAGAAGGTCGGCTACAAGATTCGGGATGCGGAGGTGCAGAAAACCCCCTATATCCTTGTGGTAGGGGAAAAAGAGGCCACTTCAGGCGCTGTCTCGGTGCGAAAGCGCGGCGGGCGGGATCTGGGTGTTATGCTGATCGATCAATTCGCAGCCGCGATTCAAGAGGAACTCAAGCCGGCTCTGAAGGCCGCCGTGCCGGCTTCATATGAAGGAGGGAGCATCCATCAGTAG
- a CDS encoding molybdopterin-dependent oxidoreductase, producing the protein MRRRLSRRGFLKLAGMAGLGAVLIPEDLFAQYRYLAPVSVPNPLAAYPNRDWERIYRDIFRTDKTFVFLCCPNDTHNCLLNGFVKNNVLVRIEPTYGYGKATDLYGNKTSHRWDPRCCQKGLVLARRLYGDRRIDGAFIRRGFKEWVDKGFPRDPMTGAAPRDLMQRGWDHWVRVSHEEAYAYHAKALYNIARTYSGEQGKAYLLAQGYDPDMVEQVGGAGTRVMKFRGGMAQQGAVRIFGAFRMGNSMALLDHHIREVGPQEAKGAGAWDSYSFHTDLPPGHPMVTGDQTNDFELFDVENAKLAVIWGMNWITTKMPDSHWMTEARLKGVKIVTVTVEYSATASKCDNVVVIRPGTDPAFALGLAQVIIAEKRYDADFVKRFTDLPTLIRMDTLQRLAAKDLFPGYQEKAWQNWTQMVPKGKIPPPTPQQNGVQVPEYLAHDLADFAMWDARANRPVAVGHDDLGAHFTKLGIDPALSGSFDVTLADGQKVVARPVFDLIQEYLNANMTPELCSRLTWAPKDAILTLARDIAASGGKTLIACGMGPNQFWNNDNKDRAIFLVLALAGSLGRHGGNIGSFSGNYKNTLLSGIGRWTIEDPFQLQLDPTGPIITRYYLRPESMHYWANGERIMKAGSKKITTGAHLPTPTKSIWQVNSNSSLGNQKGFYDVAFNTLPRAELVVYNDWWWTASCEFSDIVYGVDSWMEFKYPDMTASNTNPFLQAYPRTPARRAFTTVSDNDTYLGVARELGRLTGDPRFEQMWHFIAANRVEVYLQRIIDGSAPLKGYRFEELEKLAKVGIPALLNTRTYPRINSFEQVQESKPWYTKTGRLEFYRPEPEFIDAGENLIVHREPSEATFYDPCSIAAAPHPAIRPKRPEDWGITPDDRSHTARQMRNTIYTVAQLLASTHPLKDRGWDHVFHTPKYRHGAHTMPIDTDFMAALFGPFGDIYRRDKRMPDTGEMYVDINPDDAKAMGIHDGDYVWIDGDPEEQPFRGWNDPKRKEEYKVARLLARARYYPGTPQGITRMWFNGYMATPGSVKAHETRPDGIAKNAETNYQALFRYGGHQSLTRTWLKPTHQTHTLISRKSWTHEITRGFNVDVHCVTSAPRESLAKFTKAEDGGLGGKGLWRPVTLGLRPSTESDTVKQYLRGGFVRLTKA; encoded by the coding sequence ATGAGACGCAGACTTTCTCGGCGCGGCTTTCTCAAGCTGGCTGGTATGGCCGGACTCGGCGCGGTATTGATTCCTGAGGATCTGTTTGCGCAGTACCGTTATCTGGCCCCGGTGTCGGTGCCCAATCCCCTGGCCGCGTATCCCAACCGCGACTGGGAGCGGATCTACCGCGACATCTTCCGCACCGATAAGACCTTTGTCTTTCTCTGCTGTCCCAACGACACGCACAACTGCCTCCTCAACGGCTTTGTCAAAAACAACGTCCTGGTCCGGATCGAGCCTACCTACGGCTACGGCAAGGCCACTGATCTGTATGGGAACAAGACCAGTCATCGCTGGGACCCGCGCTGCTGCCAGAAGGGCTTGGTCCTGGCCCGTCGCTTGTATGGCGACCGCCGCATCGATGGGGCCTTCATCCGCCGCGGGTTCAAGGAGTGGGTAGACAAGGGGTTTCCGCGCGATCCGATGACCGGGGCGGCGCCGAGGGATCTGATGCAGCGAGGCTGGGATCACTGGGTCCGGGTCTCGCACGAGGAAGCCTACGCCTACCATGCCAAGGCGCTGTATAACATCGCGAGAACCTATTCCGGTGAGCAGGGCAAGGCGTACCTGCTTGCCCAGGGTTACGACCCGGATATGGTTGAGCAAGTGGGCGGGGCCGGAACCCGCGTCATGAAATTTCGCGGAGGAATGGCCCAGCAAGGGGCCGTACGAATCTTTGGAGCATTCCGGATGGGGAACAGCATGGCGCTCCTGGACCACCACATCCGGGAAGTCGGTCCCCAGGAGGCCAAAGGGGCCGGCGCATGGGATTCCTATTCGTTTCACACCGACCTCCCGCCGGGGCATCCGATGGTCACCGGTGATCAGACGAATGACTTCGAGCTGTTTGACGTCGAAAACGCCAAGCTGGCGGTGATATGGGGAATGAACTGGATCACCACCAAGATGCCCGACAGTCACTGGATGACAGAGGCGCGGCTTAAAGGCGTCAAAATCGTGACCGTGACCGTCGAGTACTCCGCCACCGCCAGTAAATGCGACAACGTGGTGGTTATTCGACCGGGCACAGATCCAGCCTTCGCCCTGGGTCTTGCCCAGGTAATAATAGCGGAGAAGCGCTACGACGCCGACTTCGTCAAGCGGTTCACCGATCTGCCTACGTTGATCCGAATGGATACGTTGCAGCGCCTCGCAGCCAAAGATCTTTTCCCGGGGTATCAAGAGAAGGCCTGGCAAAACTGGACCCAGATGGTGCCCAAGGGGAAAATCCCTCCGCCCACCCCACAACAAAACGGTGTGCAGGTGCCGGAGTATCTGGCACACGATTTGGCCGATTTCGCCATGTGGGATGCGCGCGCCAATCGTCCTGTGGCCGTGGGCCACGACGATCTTGGCGCGCACTTCACCAAGCTGGGGATCGATCCGGCCCTCTCGGGAAGCTTCGATGTGACGTTGGCCGACGGCCAAAAGGTCGTAGCGAGACCGGTATTTGATCTGATCCAGGAGTACCTCAATGCCAACATGACCCCGGAGCTCTGCAGCCGGCTCACGTGGGCGCCGAAAGATGCGATTCTGACGTTAGCGCGCGACATCGCCGCCAGCGGCGGCAAAACACTCATCGCCTGCGGCATGGGACCCAACCAGTTCTGGAATAACGACAACAAAGATCGGGCCATTTTTCTGGTTCTTGCGCTGGCAGGCAGCCTGGGTCGCCATGGGGGGAATATCGGCAGCTTCTCCGGCAACTACAAGAACACTCTGTTGTCCGGGATCGGTCGCTGGACAATAGAAGATCCGTTCCAACTCCAATTGGATCCCACGGGCCCGATCATAACCCGTTACTACCTTCGGCCTGAATCGATGCACTACTGGGCCAACGGCGAGCGGATCATGAAGGCGGGGAGCAAAAAGATTACGACGGGCGCCCATCTCCCCACGCCCACCAAGAGCATCTGGCAGGTCAACTCCAACTCTAGCCTGGGCAACCAGAAAGGCTTTTACGATGTGGCGTTCAACACCTTGCCGCGCGCCGAGCTGGTGGTCTACAACGATTGGTGGTGGACGGCCTCATGCGAGTTCAGTGATATCGTCTACGGCGTGGATTCGTGGATGGAGTTCAAGTATCCCGACATGACTGCCTCCAACACCAATCCGTTCCTTCAGGCCTATCCACGCACGCCGGCTCGCCGCGCCTTTACTACCGTGTCCGACAATGACACCTACCTGGGGGTGGCGCGCGAGCTGGGCAGGCTCACCGGCGATCCCCGCTTTGAACAGATGTGGCACTTCATCGCCGCCAACCGCGTCGAGGTTTACCTGCAACGCATTATCGACGGGTCTGCGCCCCTGAAAGGGTATCGCTTCGAAGAGTTGGAAAAGCTGGCGAAGGTCGGGATTCCAGCCCTCTTGAACACGCGGACCTACCCGCGCATCAACAGCTTTGAACAGGTGCAGGAGTCCAAACCCTGGTATACCAAAACGGGTCGCTTGGAATTCTACCGCCCGGAGCCCGAATTCATTGACGCGGGAGAAAATCTGATCGTGCATCGCGAGCCGTCAGAGGCCACCTTCTACGATCCTTGCAGCATCGCGGCGGCCCCTCATCCGGCGATTCGGCCTAAGCGACCGGAGGACTGGGGGATCACGCCGGATGATCGGAGCCACACCGCCCGTCAGATGCGCAATACGATCTATACCGTCGCACAGTTGCTTGCGTCGACACACCCGTTGAAGGATCGCGGGTGGGATCATGTGTTCCATACGCCAAAGTACCGCCACGGGGCTCACACCATGCCGATCGACACCGACTTTATGGCCGCGCTCTTTGGGCCCTTCGGCGATATCTACCGGCGTGATAAGCGAATGCCCGACACCGGCGAGATGTATGTGGACATCAATCCCGACGACGCCAAGGCCATGGGAATTCACGATGGCGATTATGTATGGATCGACGGCGATCCGGAGGAGCAGCCCTTTCGCGGCTGGAACGACCCGAAGCGAAAGGAAGAGTACAAGGTAGCCCGACTCTTGGCGCGTGCGCGCTACTACCCGGGCACCCCACAAGGCATCACGCGTATGTGGTTCAATGGCTACATGGCGACGCCGGGTTCGGTCAAGGCGCACGAAACCCGACCGGACGGCATTGCGAAGAACGCCGAGACCAACTATCAGGCCCTGTTTCGATACGGCGGCCATCAGAGCCTCACGAGGACCTGGCTCAAACCCACGCACCAGACCCACACGCTGATCTCCCGCAAGTCCTGGACCCACGAAATCACCAGAGGATTTAACGTGGACGTGCACTGCGTCACCAGCGCCCCAAGGGAATCGCTCGCAAAATTTACGAAGGCCGAGGACGGAGGTCTCGGCGGTAAAGGGCTATGGCGCCCGGTGACGTTGGGGCTTCGACCGAGCACCGAGAGCGACACCGTGAAGCAGT
- a CDS encoding heme-binding domain-containing protein codes for MAMLAIGEAVVIFIGIQFMPWGRATINLPVKAEPKWDSPKTRELFFRACGNCHSNQTVLPWYDVVAPITWIIKRDIDKGRAVLNVSEWGREENEADEAAEAVRSGYMPPTRYTILHPSARLTDSEKQAFIPGLVATFGSEHKSEQKSKKKVSDSIRFFPVHEDE; via the coding sequence ATGGCCATGTTGGCCATCGGGGAAGCCGTTGTGATTTTCATCGGTATTCAGTTCATGCCCTGGGGTCGAGCGACTATTAACCTTCCTGTGAAAGCAGAGCCGAAATGGGACAGCCCCAAAACGAGAGAGTTGTTCTTCCGCGCCTGTGGCAATTGTCACAGTAATCAAACCGTCTTGCCGTGGTACGACGTCGTCGCACCGATTACGTGGATCATCAAACGCGACATCGATAAAGGTCGCGCCGTCCTCAATGTATCAGAATGGGGACGCGAGGAGAATGAAGCTGACGAGGCTGCAGAAGCTGTCCGAAGCGGCTACATGCCGCCTACACGCTATACCATCCTACACCCGTCGGCAAGACTCACGGATTCCGAGAAGCAGGCGTTCATCCCAGGATTGGTTGCCACATTCGGCAGCGAGCATAAGAGCGAACAGAAGAGTAAAAAGAAGGTGTCCGACTCGATACGATTCTTCCCCGTTCACGAGGATGAATAG
- a CDS encoding acyl-CoA dehydrogenase family protein — protein sequence MDFELSEEQRAIQAMVREFAEREVAPVAADLDERETFPAEIVRKLSELGLMGILLPKEYGGSGMDYISYTVILEELARFDASVALTVESHNSLCSNHIYLFGGEAQKRDYLPQLAGGQAIGAWAMTEPESGSDAAGMQATATREGDQWVLSGTKNFITQGSVAGIYVIMARTNLAAREKGISAFIVKKGTPGLRVGRKEHKMGFRASDTAQVILEGVRIPGTNLLGELDHGFIDALTILDAGRIGMAALSVGIARGCLEEGLKYAKARQAFGRPIADFQAIQWKLADMATEIDAARLLVLQAAYLKDAGQPFTKEASYAKLFAAEVAMKAATEAVQIHGGYGYIKEHPVERYFRDAKFCAIGEGTSEIQRLIIARELLGRAYV from the coding sequence ATGGACTTCGAGCTAAGCGAGGAGCAGCGAGCCATCCAGGCTATGGTCCGGGAGTTTGCCGAGCGGGAGGTCGCGCCGGTCGCTGCCGATCTCGACGAGCGAGAGACGTTTCCGGCTGAGATCGTCCGAAAGCTCTCGGAACTGGGACTGATGGGCATCCTTCTTCCCAAAGAGTACGGCGGCTCGGGGATGGACTACATCAGCTATACCGTGATCCTTGAGGAGCTTGCGCGGTTCGATGCATCGGTCGCGTTGACCGTAGAGTCGCACAACTCGCTCTGCAGTAACCATATCTACCTCTTCGGAGGTGAGGCTCAAAAGAGGGACTATCTTCCCCAACTGGCCGGTGGGCAGGCCATTGGCGCGTGGGCGATGACAGAGCCTGAGTCGGGAAGCGATGCAGCCGGTATGCAGGCTACTGCGACACGTGAAGGGGATCAATGGGTGCTGAGCGGGACGAAGAACTTCATCACCCAGGGGAGTGTGGCGGGTATCTACGTGATTATGGCGCGCACTAATCTGGCGGCGCGGGAAAAGGGGATCTCGGCCTTTATTGTCAAGAAGGGGACGCCCGGGTTGCGGGTCGGCCGGAAAGAGCACAAGATGGGATTTCGGGCCTCCGATACGGCCCAAGTTATCCTGGAAGGCGTGCGCATTCCGGGGACAAACCTGTTGGGCGAGCTGGACCACGGCTTTATTGATGCGTTGACGATCCTGGATGCGGGGAGGATCGGGATGGCCGCCCTCAGCGTGGGCATTGCCCGCGGCTGTCTGGAGGAGGGGCTGAAGTACGCCAAAGCACGACAGGCCTTCGGCCGGCCGATCGCGGACTTCCAGGCGATTCAATGGAAACTGGCGGATATGGCCACCGAGATCGACGCGGCCAGGCTCCTGGTTTTGCAGGCCGCCTACCTGAAAGATGCTGGTCAGCCGTTCACGAAGGAGGCGTCGTACGCCAAGCTCTTCGCCGCGGAGGTAGCCATGAAGGCCGCCACTGAGGCGGTTCAGATCCACGGCGGTTATGGCTACATCAAGGAACACCCGGTTGAGCGCTATTTCCGCGATGCCAAGTTCTGCGCCATCGGCGAAGGGACCTCGGAGATCCAGCGACTGATCATCGCCCGCGAGCTGTTGGGTCGAGCATATGTATAA
- the rplT gene encoding 50S ribosomal protein L20 yields MPRAKGGFKTRRRRNRVLKEAEGYFGKRSKAYRSAQEAVDRAKRYAYRDRKARKREFRSLWIIRINAAARLSGLSYSAMMGGLKKAGVAVDRKAMADLAIQDPSAFTKLAETAREQLAA; encoded by the coding sequence ATGCCACGCGCAAAAGGTGGATTCAAGACGAGACGTCGCAGGAACAGGGTTCTGAAAGAGGCAGAAGGCTACTTTGGAAAACGAAGTAAGGCATACAGGAGCGCGCAGGAAGCGGTCGATCGGGCAAAGCGGTACGCCTATCGCGATCGAAAGGCCCGTAAGCGGGAGTTCCGCAGCCTGTGGATCATCAGAATTAATGCGGCGGCCCGCTTATCCGGGCTGTCGTACAGCGCCATGATGGGTGGCCTTAAGAAGGCCGGTGTGGCGGTAGACCGGAAGGCCATGGCCGATCTGGCCATCCAGGATCCGTCGGCGTTTACCAAATTGGCGGAGACTGCCCGGGAGCAGTTGGCAGCCTGA
- the pheS gene encoding phenylalanine--tRNA ligase subunit alpha: protein MRQELEDLKAAALTQIEQSADSAQLEQARVQYLGRKARLTAILRQLVTLPPQERPAIGLLANQVKQAIEERIAARRAVLESVPSDELLAADRIDVTLPGRRPTVGRLHPLTQIIREICQIFAEMGFAVVEGPEVEWDYYNFEALNIPEDHPAREMWDTFWIDPASARSDKPMLLRTHTSPMQIRIMEQTKPPIRVVVPGKCYRYEAIDASHESQFHQIEGLAVDEHITFADLKGTLYAFVRRLFGEERKIRFRCDYFPFVEPGVDMSIDCFRCKGAGCRLCKESGWLEILGAGMVHPNVLARVGYDPARYTGFAFGLGPARVAMLKYGIDDIRLFHGNDLRFLQQFP, encoded by the coding sequence TTGCGGCAGGAACTGGAGGATCTGAAGGCGGCGGCGCTCACGCAGATTGAGCAGAGCGCGGACTCGGCCCAGCTCGAACAGGCGCGCGTGCAGTACCTCGGCCGTAAGGCTAGATTGACGGCGATCCTTCGACAATTGGTCACGCTTCCCCCGCAGGAGCGGCCGGCGATCGGGCTGCTGGCCAACCAGGTCAAGCAGGCGATTGAGGAGCGTATCGCGGCCAGACGTGCAGTCCTGGAATCAGTCCCGAGCGATGAACTGCTGGCGGCAGATCGGATCGACGTTACCCTGCCTGGGAGGCGGCCGACTGTAGGCCGTTTACATCCCCTTACTCAGATTATCCGTGAGATCTGTCAGATTTTCGCGGAGATGGGATTCGCCGTCGTCGAGGGGCCTGAGGTGGAGTGGGACTACTATAACTTCGAGGCCCTCAATATTCCCGAGGATCACCCGGCTCGGGAGATGTGGGATACCTTCTGGATCGATCCGGCCAGCGCCCGTTCCGACAAACCGATGCTGCTCAGAACGCACACCTCGCCGATGCAGATTCGCATCATGGAACAGACCAAGCCGCCGATCCGCGTCGTGGTGCCCGGCAAGTGTTATCGATACGAGGCAATAGACGCCAGCCACGAGAGCCAGTTTCACCAGATTGAAGGACTGGCAGTTGATGAGCACATTACCTTTGCCGACCTGAAGGGGACGCTCTATGCCTTTGTGCGCCGTCTCTTCGGCGAAGAGCGGAAGATCCGCTTTCGGTGCGACTACTTCCCGTTCGTCGAACCTGGCGTCGATATGTCGATCGACTGTTTCCGCTGTAAGGGGGCTGGGTGCCGGCTATGCAAGGAGAGCGGATGGCTCGAGATCCTGGGCGCGGGGATGGTGCATCCGAATGTCCTGGCGCGCGTCGGGTACGATCCGGCGCGCTACACCGGCTTCGCCTTCGGTCTGGGCCCGGCGCGCGTCGCCATGCTCAAGTACGGCATCGACGATATCCGCCTGTTCCACGGCAACGACCTTCGCTTCCTCCAGCAGTTCCCCTGA
- a CDS encoding sigma-54-dependent Fis family transcriptional regulator, whose product MLGRVLVIDDEVDMLENCARLLTRFGYDVMTEAESDKVAMLYDRERPDLVLTDLRMPGLDGLGVLQAIRAIDPEATVILITAFATIETAVEAIKEGAFDYLPKPFSADQLRVCVERAMGQRRLREENRRLLERLAETHRFDNIIGRSLPMLQVFETIKKVAKSEANILIIGETGTGKELIARSLHVNSRRAAGPFIPVDCVSLPENLLESELFGHEKGAFTGAQATRPGLFEFASGGTIFLDEVGDISLNLQAKLLRVLQERQVRRVGSNRIIEVDVRVISATNHDLAQAVATGRFREDLYYRLNVISLPLPPLRDRTGDIQLIAHHYLTKYAAGSGKEVKGVTPEAMQLLEAHNWPGNVRELQNVMERAVVLAEYELVQPQDLPEQIRVKVEAASPLSPNELPLKRAKEVWAGSFERDYLIHLLKRHDGNISQAAKAACVDRKTVHRLMKKYGIKLS is encoded by the coding sequence ATGCTAGGTCGAGTACTCGTGATCGATGATGAGGTGGACATGCTCGAGAACTGCGCCAGGCTTCTCACCCGCTTTGGCTACGATGTGATGACCGAGGCCGAGAGCGACAAGGTGGCCATGCTGTACGATCGGGAGAGGCCCGACCTGGTGCTCACAGACCTTCGAATGCCTGGCCTTGACGGCCTAGGCGTCCTTCAGGCGATCCGGGCGATCGATCCCGAAGCGACCGTGATCCTGATCACCGCCTTTGCCACGATCGAGACCGCCGTCGAGGCGATCAAAGAGGGGGCGTTCGACTACCTGCCTAAGCCGTTCTCGGCCGATCAACTCAGGGTGTGTGTGGAGCGGGCGATGGGTCAGCGTCGTTTGCGGGAAGAGAACCGACGACTCCTGGAGCGACTCGCCGAGACTCACCGCTTCGACAACATCATCGGCAGGAGCCTGCCGATGCTTCAGGTCTTTGAGACCATTAAGAAGGTTGCGAAGAGCGAGGCCAATATCCTGATCATCGGTGAGACGGGGACCGGCAAAGAGCTGATAGCCAGGAGCCTCCATGTCAACAGCCGCCGGGCGGCAGGTCCGTTCATTCCCGTTGACTGCGTCTCGCTTCCCGAGAACCTGCTGGAGAGCGAGCTATTCGGACACGAGAAGGGCGCATTTACGGGAGCGCAGGCTACCCGTCCCGGACTGTTTGAATTTGCCAGCGGTGGGACTATCTTCCTGGACGAGGTGGGCGATATCAGCCTGAATCTTCAGGCGAAGTTGCTGAGAGTTCTGCAGGAACGTCAGGTACGGCGGGTCGGGTCCAACCGGATCATCGAGGTGGACGTGCGCGTCATCTCGGCCACCAACCACGACCTAGCCCAGGCAGTCGCCACGGGCAGATTTCGGGAAGACCTGTACTATCGCCTGAATGTGATTTCACTTCCGCTGCCGCCCCTGCGAGATCGCACGGGAGATATCCAGTTGATCGCGCATCACTACCTCACAAAGTATGCGGCCGGCAGCGGGAAGGAGGTCAAAGGCGTGACGCCGGAGGCGATGCAGCTCTTAGAGGCGCACAACTGGCCTGGGAACGTCCGCGAACTGCAGAATGTTATGGAGCGAGCCGTGGTCCTGGCCGAATACGAGCTGGTCCAGCCACAGGATCTGCCGGAACAGATCCGCGTCAAGGTCGAGGCTGCCTCACCACTTTCGCCGAATGAGCTGCCGCTCAAGCGGGCAAAAGAGGTATGGGCCGGCTCGTTTGAGCGGGACTATCTGATCCATCTCCTCAAGCGACATGACGGCAATATTTCGCAGGCTGCGAAGGCCGCCTGTGTGGATCGGAAAACGGTTCATCGCCTGATGAAGAAGTATGGGATCAAGCTCTCGTAG
- the infC gene encoding translation initiation factor IF-3 — MNERIRIKEVRVISPEGAQLGILPIQEALETAQKLALDLVEVAPDAKPPVCRIMNYGKYRYEQNKKTREARKKQTVIQIKEIKLRPKTDDHDFQFKARHAERFLKEGNKTKVTLMFRGREMVHIERGKAQLDRFAEALQEVAAIEQYPRQEGRNMVMILTPKH; from the coding sequence GTGAACGAGCGGATTCGGATCAAAGAGGTGAGGGTGATCAGTCCGGAGGGGGCGCAACTGGGGATCCTGCCGATCCAGGAGGCCCTTGAGACCGCCCAGAAGCTCGCGCTCGATCTGGTAGAGGTGGCGCCGGACGCCAAGCCGCCTGTCTGCCGGATCATGAATTATGGGAAGTATCGGTACGAGCAGAACAAGAAGACGCGGGAGGCGAGAAAGAAGCAGACGGTCATCCAGATCAAGGAGATTAAGCTCCGACCCAAGACCGATGATCATGATTTTCAATTCAAGGCCAGACACGCCGAGCGCTTCTTGAAGGAGGGGAATAAGACCAAGGTGACCCTGATGTTCCGGGGCCGGGAGATGGTTCATATCGAGCGCGGGAAGGCGCAGTTGGACCGTTTTGCGGAGGCGCTCCAGGAGGTCGCTGCGATCGAGCAGTACCCCAGGCAGGAGGGCCGGAATATGGTGATGATCCTCACCCCAAAGCATTGA
- the rpmI gene encoding 50S ribosomal protein L35, with amino-acid sequence MPKIKTLKGAAKRFKVTGTGKIRRYKASKSHLLTGKSRKRKRNLRQPGLVSKEDTARMKRLIPYLGK; translated from the coding sequence GTGCCGAAGATCAAAACACTGAAAGGGGCAGCCAAGCGGTTCAAGGTGACGGGAACCGGCAAGATCAGACGCTACAAAGCGTCAAAAAGCCACTTGCTGACCGGTAAGTCGAGGAAGCGAAAACGAAATCTGCGTCAGCCGGGTCTGGTGTCCAAGGAGGATACGGCCCGAATGAAGCGATTGATTCCCTATCTGGGGAAGTGA